AAAAAAAGCGGGCTTTTTTGTGGATGTCAGTTTATTTCTGAGATACGCTATGACATATGTTCAACTTATGGAATAGTCATGTCTAGTGATAAAATACTGATACATAACTGGTTGAATGATGAAATAAAATCTAAAGTTACTCAGGATAATATTGAACCACTTGTCATTGAATTACATTATCTTTTGGACCTCTTGCCACCATCATACAATGAATTTGATAACGAAAAAAAAGCATTGAAAGATTGGTTAGATAACTATTCATTAGACTCAACAGTCAGAGAGTCAAGTGTATATAAAAATGGAATTAATAATGAATCCTTTTTAAAAGATATTATTGAAAAGCCTTTAATTGCATTTTTGGCTAGTCGTGCCGATACAAACAAAGTTAATCAAATTCGTTCTGTTTATCTGTTTGTATGCTTAAAAATGGTCGTGCTAACCAAATATAAAAGCCGTATTAAAACCACGCTCGACGAGTGTAGATTACTAACCACAAAATACCGCGATTTTTTAGTTCAATTCTTACCTGATGTTAGAAACTTTACCAGTTTACGTAAACTTTTAAGTGCTTTAGAAGAGATCAAAAATTCAAATCTTTATGAAATATGGCTCAATGAGAATAAAGAGTCTTTGGAAAGCTTTATCTCCAAAATTAAAGCACGTCCACATATAGATGAAAAAGATAAAGACTGGACAGATCCTGATTTATGCAATTATAGATTATCAAAATACTTATATGATTTTATTCTTCCCATAGAAAAAGTAGTAGAACAAAAACAAGGTATTACCAGAAAGTTTTCCTCTGTAGGCAAGCCAAAGGTTATATCAACAGATATTTACGTTGACGAGTTGACTGGAGATGCAACTGCAACGATTTATAGCATTAACTTACCACCGAATGAGAATCAGACATCAGAGACATTCGAAATAGATGAGCGTCAAGATGATGACAATGAAGCTGTATTCGAAGTCAAACTTGATAAACCAACTTCTTATCATTTAGATATTGTTAACGCTCAGCAACAGATAAATATGCGACGTAAGCGCTCTATGCTACTTAATACAGATGTACAAGTAGCTAAAGATTATGAAGTGAAAATCTTATTTGATGAGTTATTTACGGACTTAAAAACTTATGATATTAGCTATCTAGATGATAGCAATCATATGATTGCGTTAAATACGAAAGAGCAGATAGCAACTTACATATTAGTTATTATGCTTACTGGAAGTACTAAGATCATTAGAAATTACGATGTAAAAGAACAATACGATCGCTACTGCATTGATTTGGAATTTTCACCAACAAGAGCAAAGCTAGATGAGCAATACAGTAGTGAGCTATCAACGGTTGAAAATGACTCTCTGGAATTAACATTACCAAGATTAATCGGTATTTTGATAGAGAGCTTTAAGGTTTCAATTAAAAAGAGCGAAAATAAAGATAAAGTTTTTTTTAATAACATTGAAAAATCAGCGAAGAATAGAATCAAGGAAATAAACAAGAGAAATAACATACGTCTATCTTTAAGTAAATTAAAAAACCATATCAAGCATGTACTTTTACATTCAGGTACTGATACCGCTGTCATTGATGTTATTACATCGTCACCTGTGAACCACTTATCTGCATTGCCTTATTTCAGTATTACAAAAGGTGATATTTATTATGCTCAATTTCATTATTTTAGTTATCTTAAATATAATCTGCTTATGGCAAATGACAACACATCAAATCGAGAAACAGCCAAAAATAAAATGTAACTATCCCCTAAAATAACACAGCTCAAACGTAGAATTTCTTATAAAATACCCATAAGGAGTTTTAATATGAGCAAACGAATGACTGAGACCCAAATAGTATCCATTTTAAAAGAAGCAGAAGCAGGAATACCTGCTAAAGAGCTGTGCCGTAAGTACGGAATTGCTAATTCGACTTTCTATAAATGGCGTTCCAAGTATGGAGGCATGGAAGCCTCTGATGTTAAGCGACTAAAAGAGCTTGAAGAAGAAAACCGTAGGCTTAAACAGATGTATGCTGATTTAAGCCTCAAAGCGCAAATGCAGGAAGATATCATAAAAAAGCTATAGCGCCTGCTTGTGAGCGCAAAGTCTGGGCTCAAGAATTGCAGGCGCAGTATGGTGTCAGTATTGCATCGAGCTGTCAGGTGGTCTGTATGAGTCGAACCGCTTATTACTATAAGCCTAAGCTATCTGATGATAGTGAGATTATTGATGTCTTAAATGAACTAACAGATAAGCACAATCGTTGGGGTTTCCCAAAGTGTTTTAAGCGTATACGCAAGCTTGGCTATTCATGGAATCATAAACGAGTACACCGTGTTTATAAAGCTTTAAACTTAAACCTACGCCGTAAGTCTAAAAGACGGCTACCAACACGTAACCCCCAGCCGTTAAGTGTGCCAAACGCATTGGGTCATACTTGGTCTATGGACTTTATGAGCGATAAGCTGCACAATAATATTCGCTTTCGAACCTTTAATGTGATTGATGATTACAACCGCGAAATACTCGGCATTGATATTGGTACCAGCATTCCCTCACTCCGAGTGATTCGCTACCTTGACCAGTTAGCCGAGTGGCATGGTTATCCTAAGCAAATTCGTGTGGATAATGGTAGTGAGTTCACCTCTAAAGTGTTTACTGATTGGGCAACGGCTCACGGTATCTATATTGACTATATTGAGCCTGGCTGTCCTTATCAGAATGCTTATATTGAACGGTTTAATCGTAGTTACCGCAATGAGGTTTTGGATTGTTATTTATTCAATGATTTAAATGAAGTCAGTCAACTGACTGAGGAGTGGATCACGGTTTATAACACCGAAAGACCCCATGATTCACTTAATGATATGACACCTGCCCAGTATAGACAGGTGGCTTAATTATTCTACGATGATGTTGTGTTAAGAATGGGGTATTTACAAAAAGTCTTACAAAAAGTGATTTATTAGACTTCCCAGATGATAGATATACCCATAAAAGCGAGCGTCAAATGGGGTCAAGGCTGGCACTACAAAGCTCTCAAATTAAATCAAAACTAGTTATTCCTATCCTAAAGGAGCTCAACGTTCTAAAAGCTGTACAAAGTCTCAATACAAATAATTTTGTTAACTTTCACAATAAGTTAATGGATTATCTGTACCTCATGCTTGGGCTGTCATCAGGTTACCGTCCAGTTAAAGAGACATTTGGACGTTTAGAGGATATTGATATTGAAACGGGTTTCTATTTTATTTCTGATAAAGAAAACAGAGTGCATGCACAAGGAAGATTTATTATTCTTCCTGATATGGTTAAATTGCAATTACAAAACTATGAAAACTATCTTTATAGAAATATGAAGCTATTTAATAACCAACATCATCACCTTGGTCAGTTACTTCAAGCTATTTATGAGAGTAACGTTAGTATAATTAGTTACTTAGAGATTAATGATGTCGATGACGTATGTTTTATGGCAAATCAAAATAATGACTTTATAACCAAAAGGTTTAAACCTTATGCTCATTTGCCACTTAATTGGTACCGCCATCATATCAGGTCTTTAAAAGAGATAGACCATAGTTTATTCAGTAGTAATATTACTGAAATAAATGACGAAGTGATTTGTAGCTGGATGGGACATGCGGATCAGTTAGGTTTTGACTACTATGATGTTTTTAGCGGGCTAAAACGTTCTGAGCAGGCTAAATTAGCTAACCATATTAATGGCAAACTTGAAGAGTACGGTTTTGAAGCAGTTGAGCTAATGGAGTGACACATGTCAAATAATAGCCTCTCAGGTAAAGAACAACGCAAACAGAATAGAGAAAAGAAACTGCAATTAGCTATGCATAAAGCTTTTGATATGGCTAAGAAACATCTTAGAGTGTCTGAGCTTGTGAGTAATAATAATTACCAAAATGAGTTTAATAAAAGGTGGCACAAGTTTGATGAGTCGCTAAAATCTAAAAAGGATTTTAAAAATCATATCGTCTACGCTAAGAGCTACAATCATGCGCTTAAAGAGATACAGAAAGAATGTAATGACTGTGACTTGGATATTAGTTTTCCTAAATATATCGTATTCGAGCAAAGACCAAAAGTATTTAGAGATGGGCAGTGGTTTCAAGATGCAAAGAAAACAAAAGCCATCTATCAAGCATGGATGAACGAATTTGA
Above is a window of Psychrobacter sp. FDAARGOS_221 DNA encoding:
- a CDS encoding IS3 family transposase (programmed frameshift); the encoded protein is MSKRMTETQIVSILKEAEAGIPAKELCRKYGIANSTFYKWRSKYGGMEASDVKRLKELEEENRRLKQMYADLSLKAQMQEDIIKKPIAPACERKVWAQELQAQYGVSIASSCQVVCMSRTAYYYKPKLSDDSEIIDVLNELTDKHNRWGFPKCFKRIRKLGYSWNHKRVHRVYKALNLNLRRKSKRRLPTRNPQPLSVPNALGHTWSMDFMSDKLHNNIRFRTFNVIDDYNREILGIDIGTSIPSLRVIRYLDQLAEWHGYPKQIRVDNGSEFTSKVFTDWATAHGIYIDYIEPGCPYQNAYIERFNRSYRNEVLDCYLFNDLNEVSQLTEEWITVYNTERPHDSLNDMTPAQYRQVA